From Acidicapsa acidisoli, the proteins below share one genomic window:
- a CDS encoding PilZ domain-containing protein produces MNPSVPELPVSLRGIDGALRQEVRCAVRFPLSLPVVLSTDEEVFSAETVNVSASGVLFVTDRKVLTGTQIGFSLRMPGEILGTPRDVLVQCRGRVVRCYPSQNGYHTAATIDEYRFSDQ; encoded by the coding sequence ATGAACCCATCGGTCCCAGAGTTACCTGTTTCACTCAGAGGCATCGACGGTGCGCTTCGGCAAGAGGTTCGCTGTGCGGTGCGGTTTCCTTTAAGCCTACCCGTGGTTCTCTCGACGGACGAAGAAGTATTCTCAGCGGAGACGGTGAATGTATCCGCAAGCGGAGTACTTTTTGTCACGGATCGAAAAGTCCTAACGGGAACGCAGATCGGATTCTCATTGCGTATGCCAGGGGAGATCCTGGGAACGCCACGCGATGTACTGGTTCAGTGTCGTGGACGTGTGGTACGCTGTTACCCAAGCCAAAATGGGTACCATACCGCTGCGACTATTGATGAGTACAGATTTTCAGATCAGTAA